TGCGTGTACTCGAGCATCTGCTGGTCGCCCGTGGAGTTGCCGAACGCCATCACGGGCCGGCGGCCGATGTGTCGCTGGATGCCGACGGGCTTGCCGCCCTTGTCGTCGTTGAAGTTCAGCTTCGCCAGTCGCATGAGGACGGGCTTGCCGTCGCGGATCTCGAACTTCGTCTCGATGCTGCTGCCGACGATCTGCTCCGGCGGGATGCCGTAGACCTGCTCCGCCCACGCGCGCATGAACTCGATGCCGCCTCCGGACACGATGAAGCTCTTGAAGTCGTTCGCGCGCAGATAGGCGAGCAGCTCGAGCATCGGCTGGTAGGCCATCTCCGTGAACAGCTTGCCGGTCTTCGGGTGTCTCGCGCTGGCGATCCAGTCCTTCACGATCTTCTCGAACTCGACCGTGGTCATGCCCGCATGCGTGGCCATGATGATCTCGAGCAGCGCGCGATCGCCGCCCGCAAGCGCGCTCTTCAGGTCGCCCTTCAAGAGCGAGGCGAACGGCTCCTTCTGCTTCCACTCGGGGTGCTGCGGCGCGAGCGCCTTCACGCGGTCGAGCACGAAGTAGAGCTGGACGGGCAGAGGCTGCTCGCACCAGAGCGTGCCATCGTTGTCGAAGGTCGCGATGCGCTCGGGGACCGGCACGAAGTCAGGTGAGTCAGGCTTCGTGACTCGCTCGACGAAGGCGATGATCTCCTGCTTCGGCGCGGTGTCGTTCCACGACGGCAGAGGATCGGCGGCGCGCCCCGCCGCCGCGAACGCCACAGAGACGGCGAACGCGACGGCGGCAAGCTTCGCTATGCGAGTCGTCCGCATGGCTACTTCGACCCGCCGCTGTCCTTCAGCTTCTTGAACACTTCGTCCATGTTGAAGCTGGCCGCCTTCTGGCGCTGTGGATAGTCCTTGAATGTCAGCAGGAACTGACCCACGTACTGCTGCGCAGGGACGAGCACGAAGACGTGATCGATCAGCCAGTCGTAGTAGGTGTTCGACGTGACGTCGGCCCGCTCGTACGGGTCGGTGCGGAGATTGAAGATCTTCGGCACCCGCAAATCGGTGAACGGGTTCGCCCAGATCGCCATCGTTCCCGGGGCGCGCTGCTCCATGAACACGAGCTTCCAGTTGTCGTACCGGAGCGCGACCAGTTGCTGATCGTCGTTGATGTAGAAGAACGATTCCCGCGGGCTCTTCGCGGCTTGCCCGGTCAGGTAGGGGACGAGGTTGTCGCCGTCGAGGTGGACCTTGTACGTCCGACCGCCGGCGGTGTAGCCCTTGAGCAGCTCGTCCTTCACCTTGGCGTCGCCGGCCATCGCGACGAACGTCGGCAGCCAGTCGAGGTGGGAGACGATCTCGTTCGACACGCTGCCCGGCTTGATCTTGCCCGGCCAGCGCACCATGGCGGGAACGCGGTAAGCGCCTTCCCAGTTCGTGTTCTTCTCGCTGCGGAACGGCGTCATCGCAGCGTCGGGCCACGAGTTCATGTGCGGACCGTTGTCCGTCGAGTACATGACGAACGTGTTATTCGCGATGCCCAGGTCGTCGAGCACCTTGAGCACCTGACCCACGTTCTTGTCGTGGTCGATCATGGTGTCGTGGTACGGGCTCTGCCAGCGCCCCGACTGACCGACGCTCTCGGGCTTCGTGTGAGTGCGCAGATGCATGTGCGTGAAGTTCACCCACACGAAGACGGGCTTGCCGGCCTTGTTCTGGCGCTGGATGAAGTCGACGGCCCGCGCGGCGATGTCGTCGTCGATGGTCTCCATCCGCTTCTTGGTCAGCGGACCGGTGTCCTTGCACACCTGCTTGCCGACCCGGCCGGAGCGCGGATCCACGGTCGCGTCGTCGGTGCTCGACGCCTTGCAGTCCATCACGCCGCGCGGGCCGAACTTCTCGCGGAACTTCGGGAAGTCCGCCTCCTTCGGGTAGTCCGGAAGCTCCGGCTCTTCTTCGGCGTTCAGGTGGTAGAGGTTCCCGTAGAACTCGTCGAAGCCGTGCACGGTGGGCAGATACTCGTTGCGGTCACCCAGGTGGTTCTTCCCGAACTGACCGGTGGCGTAGCCCTGCGCCTTCAGGAGCTCGGCGATCGTCGGATCTTCCTTCTGCAAGCCGAGCGCGGCGCCGGGCAAGCCGACCTTGGTCAAGCCGGTGCGCAGCCCGGATTGGCCGGTGATGAACGACGCGCGGCCGGCCGTGCAGCTCTGCTCGCCGTAGTAGTCGGTGAAGATCATGCCTTCCTTGGCGACGCGATCGATGTTGGGCGTGTGGAAGCCCATCACGCCCATCGAGTAGGCGCTGACGTCGGACTGGCCGATGTCATCGCCCCAGATGATCACGATGTTGGGCTTCTTCTCCTGCGCGGCTGCGGGCAGCGCGACGCCGACGAGCGCCAGCGCCGCGAGCAGGCTGCACGATTGCACGAGTCGTTTCATCAGTAACTCTCCATCCAAGTTCGAGTTGTCTAGGATCGCGATTCAGACGGCTGGCTCGATCCGCCATGCGAGGTGCCGGGGTACGTTGCGAAGAAGCGCGCCGTCGCGGCGCAGATTGCCGAGAGCGGCGAGCCCGTCCTCGTCTGCGGAGCGGAGATTCTCGAGCTCGAGGCAGACGCCGCTCGGGTCACCGCCGATCGCTTGCTCGAGCTCACTGACTTCAGCACCCGTGAGCCGCCCCTCGACGCAGATTCGGCGAGGCGCCGTATCGCTCACGATCGTGATCCGAACCGTCACGCGGGGGCGCTATTGCGAGCGCCGTGCCACCGACCTTCAGCCGCGGAAGCTCCGAGCAGGCCGCTCGCGTCCCGGTTCGCGGCTAGGCATCCGATCGCGGCTCGCGAAATGTCACGGGCGCTCGCGGAATGTCACGGGTGAGTCGACGGGGATGGCGCGGTGGGGACGAACGATCCCGAGCTTCCGGAGCCGCGAGCGCAACGTGCTCGGGTTCAGGCCGAGGCAGTCTGCCGCATTGCCGTGTCCATCGATGCGCCAGTGGTGGCGCTCCAGCACTTCCAGAAGGTGACTGCGCTCGGCGGCGTCGGCGCGCTCGGAGATCTCGGAGAGCGGTGTCTGGGACGCAATGAAGGCATCGAGCCGCAGCTCGGTACCCGGCGAGAGGATGAGGGCGCGTTCGATCACATTGCCGAGCTCACGGATATTTCCCGGCCATGCGTAGCGACATAGCGCTTGCATCGCGCTCTCCGACACGTGCTCGATATGCCGACCCAGCTCGTGCTGCCGGCGATGGATGATCTCCCAGACCAGGAGCGGGATGTCCCCGGGCCGCTCGCGGAGGGGAGGGACGGTGATGGGAAAGACCGAGAGCCGGTAGTAGAGATCCGCCCGGAAGCTCCCCTTGCGCACCTCGTGTTCCAGCGGGCGGTTGGTCGCGGCGATCAGGCGCACATCGACCTTGCGGGAGCGAACCGCGCCAACGCGCTCGAATTCGCCACTCTCGAGCACGCGCAGCAGCTTGGCTTGGATCTCCTCTGCGAGCTCGCCGACCTCGTCGAGAAAGAGCGTGCCGCCGTCGGCCAGCTCGAAGCGGCCGAGTCTCACCGAAGTGGCGCCGGTGAACGCGCCCTTCTCGTGTCCGAACAGCTCGCTCTCCACGAGCGACGCTGGAAGCGCCGCGCAGTTCACCGTGATCAGCGGCGCCTCGGCCCGTTTGCTCCGGGCGTGGATCGCGCGAGCCATGAGCTCCTTGCCCGTTCCCGTCTCGCCGAGCAGAAGCACGGCCGTCGAGGTAGGCGCGACCTGCGCCGCCAGCTCCAGCACGCGGCGCAGCTCCGGGCTCTTGCCCACGAGCTGCTCGAAGCCCCCGTCCCCGTCTCCGCCGACGGCGCTGCGGAGATACGCATTCTCCGCACGCAGGCGGCGCAGCAGCTCGCGCACCTCGCGCTCCAAATTGCGGCGATGGAGTGCGTTCGCCAGCAGCTCCCCGACGGTCCGGATGCGCCCGATCTCCTCTTCCGAGAACGAGCGCTCCCTCTCCGCCATTGCCATGGCTATCGCGCAGACCCAGCTCCCGCCCACCTCGAGTGGCACGACGACGTGGGAGCGCATTCCCAAGGCGAGGACCTCTTCGCGCTCGGCGATCGCTTCTGCAGGAAGCTCGTCGGGCAAGCTTCGGACGTTGAGTACGGTCCCCGCGCGAATCTGCGCGCAGTACCACCGGAGCTTCAGTCCGATCGACTCGTCGGTTGGCGTCCGGACGAGACCGGGGCGCACCCACGAGTGAGTCAGGGCCATCCCCGACGAATCCCCTCGAAGCTCGAAGAGGCTGGCTCGATCGGTGCCAAAGAAGCGAGTCAGGGCTTGCAGCGCC
The Myxococcota bacterium DNA segment above includes these coding regions:
- a CDS encoding arylsulfatase: MKRLVQSCSLLAALALVGVALPAAAQEKKPNIVIIWGDDIGQSDVSAYSMGVMGFHTPNIDRVAKEGMIFTDYYGEQSCTAGRASFITGQSGLRTGLTKVGLPGAALGLQKEDPTIAELLKAQGYATGQFGKNHLGDRNEYLPTVHGFDEFYGNLYHLNAEEEPELPDYPKEADFPKFREKFGPRGVMDCKASSTDDATVDPRSGRVGKQVCKDTGPLTKKRMETIDDDIAARAVDFIQRQNKAGKPVFVWVNFTHMHLRTHTKPESVGQSGRWQSPYHDTMIDHDKNVGQVLKVLDDLGIANNTFVMYSTDNGPHMNSWPDAAMTPFRSEKNTNWEGAYRVPAMVRWPGKIKPGSVSNEIVSHLDWLPTFVAMAGDAKVKDELLKGYTAGGRTYKVHLDGDNLVPYLTGQAAKSPRESFFYINDDQQLVALRYDNWKLVFMEQRAPGTMAIWANPFTDLRVPKIFNLRTDPYERADVTSNTYYDWLIDHVFVLVPAQQYVGQFLLTFKDYPQRQKAASFNMDEVFKKLKDSGGSK
- a CDS encoding sigma 54-interacting transcriptional regulator; the protein is MADSFEHLLAELSARFSGLLFDEVDSEIDAALQALTRFFGTDRASLFELRGDSSGMALTHSWVRPGLVRTPTDESIGLKLRWYCAQIRAGTVLNVRSLPDELPAEAIAEREEVLALGMRSHVVVPLEVGGSWVCAIAMAMAERERSFSEEEIGRIRTVGELLANALHRRNLEREVRELLRRLRAENAYLRSAVGGDGDGGFEQLVGKSPELRRVLELAAQVAPTSTAVLLLGETGTGKELMARAIHARSKRAEAPLITVNCAALPASLVESELFGHEKGAFTGATSVRLGRFELADGGTLFLDEVGELAEEIQAKLLRVLESGEFERVGAVRSRKVDVRLIAATNRPLEHEVRKGSFRADLYYRLSVFPITVPPLRERPGDIPLLVWEIIHRRQHELGRHIEHVSESAMQALCRYAWPGNIRELGNVIERALILSPGTELRLDAFIASQTPLSEISERADAAERSHLLEVLERHHWRIDGHGNAADCLGLNPSTLRSRLRKLGIVRPHRAIPVDSPVTFRERP